A genomic window from Silene latifolia isolate original U9 population chromosome Y, ASM4854445v1, whole genome shotgun sequence includes:
- the LOC141628776 gene encoding uncharacterized protein LOC141628776, translated as MNKVSKETESTEAPPKLSEYGFTTRLAGVMKAIRELRQRARWPKKPIPRVNNRRDASKTCEYHNDIDRNTEDCVVLQKVVKHLYSAGCLDNLLPKGRNMEKSILLTRPTIPTSTLLKGSERHHRGVGDMAFVCVSKVQGDKPEFSFRVSRQDLPAISFDEADVPDEVEHHHDALIITLSIGHCLINKILVDKGSSVNLIILETLKNMGFSEKDLVKKAVPLVRYLVINGPSTYNVILGRPWIHEMKAVPLTYHQSLKFPTPWGIHEIRGDQNEAGCSVLALVSPSSPPSKLLMRLKSGLIGYAALNSRSSSARS; from the exons ATGAACAAAGTCTCTAAAGAAACAGAGAGCACCGAGGCTCCACCTAAGCTCAGCGAGTATGGGTTCACCACTAGACTTGCTGGGGTAATGAAGGCAATCAGGGAGCTAAGGCAGAGGGCCAGGTGGCCCAAGAAGCCTATTCCCAGGGTGAACAACAGAAGAGATGCCAGCAAAACGTGTGAATACCACAACGATATTGACCGCAATACAGAAGATTGTGTAGTACTACAAAAGGTAGTGAAGCACCTCTACAGTGCTGGATGCTTGGATAACCTGCTCCCCAAGGGGCGAAATATGGAAAAGTCAATACTGTTGACCAGGCCAACCATCCCCACCTCCACCTTACTCAAAGGTAGTGAACGTCATCACAGGGGGGTCGGAGATATGGCCTTTGTGTGTGTGTCTAAAGTACAAG GGGATAAACCAGAGTTCTCCTTCAGGGTCAGTAGACAGGATCTACCAGCAATCTCATTCGACGAGGCAGACGTACCTGATGAGGTAGAACACCACCATGACGCCTTGATCATTACCCTTTCTATAGGGCATTGCCTTATTAATAAGATATTGGTAGATAAAGGAAGCTCTGTGAATCTGATAATTCTGGAAACCTTGAAGaacatggggttcagcgagaaaGACCTGGTGAAGAAGGCAGTACCCTTG GTACGGTACTTGGTCATTAATGGTCCGTCAACTTATAACGTGATACTTGGCAGGCCTTGGATCCATGAAATGAAAGCAGTACCATTAACGTACCATCAGAGCCTGAAGTTCCCTACACCCTGGGGGATACATGAGATACGGGGAGATCAAAATGAAGCTGGTTGTTCAGTCCTAGCACTGGTCTCTCCTTCATCACCACCCAGCAAGTTGTTGATGAGGCTGAAGTCCGGCTTGATTGGATATGCAGCATTAAACAGCCGTTCCTCCTCAGCAAGGTCCTAG